TGGACTTCCTGCGTGTTGAAGAGCGTGCAGGGGTCACATCATTATCGTGTGCAGTACCTAATATTGCAGATAAAACCTTAGAACCATTATGGCAAGAAATGAATATGGTGGCGCGTCGCCGTAATCCGCTAACACTTGAGTATGATAGCTTACAAGGGTTAGCCGCACTCAGGGAGCAGATCTATCATGTGTCCGATTATCGCCAGTCATTTACCCCTGATGATATCGTGACAACCACCAGCGCCCATCAATCAATTTCTATTGCAATTCAAGCATGTACCCAAGCTAATGATGTGGTTGCTGTTGAATCACCGACGTTTCCCGGATTACTGCAAACGCTTTATGGGCTGGGTCGTAAAATCATCGAAATTCCCGTTGATCCCCAAACAGGAATTAACTTGGATAGGTTAGAAGAAGCTTTCCAATGTTGGCAGGTCAAAGCGGTAGTGGTCACGCCGACATGCAATAACCCGATGGGCAGTATTATGCCGGAAAAGAATAAGCAAAGGTTGCTCGAGATGACTAATCAATATCAAGGTACGGTTATTGAGAATGATTGTTTAGCGCCTCTTGCATATGCCTATCCGCGTCCTTCAACGATCCAATCTCTGGATGCGGAAGGTCATGTGATTCTGTGCAGTTCATTTTCTAAAACCGTTGCACCGGGAACGCGGACGGGGTGGATAATTCCCGGTAAATACAAAGAGAAAGTTATGCACTTAAAATACTTATCGCATTGTTCTGGCGAAGTTTTTATGCAGCAAGTGATGAGTAATTTCTTAAAGGAAGGGCACTATTTTTTGCATTTACGCCGAATGCGTCAGCAATATCGAGAATTACAGTGCCAATATCGGGAATTAGTTGAAACGCATTTTCCTGCCAATACTCGAATTTCAAGGCCTCAAGGTGGATTTTCATTATGGGTCGAGCATCCGGCAGCAGATACTGCGAAATTGATGGATATTTTACATCGCAATAAAGTGACGGTATTGACGGGAGCCCACTTTGCTACAGGCGATTGCTACCCAAACCACCTGCGTATTAACTATGCATTAGAGTTGATCCCAAGACGGCGCAATGCGATAAAAATTCTCGGAGAAACCTTAAAAATGAGTATGTTGAAATAGGGTGTTGAAATAGAAAAAAGAAACCCGCTAATATAGCTATTAGCGGGTAATTAAACATAAGGAACATTATTTATACAGCAGACTACGTTTACTGCGGTTTATATTGTCAATGCGAGAGTTTGTTTATTTTTAATTCGCATGCCGTTAAGCATACTTAACCATGCCAGTACTGTCATCACCATTAAGATAATAAAGATAAAATACGGAGGAAGTTCAGTTAGAACGAAGCCCGTCATCATTGGGTTAAAGGCCCCGCCAAGTAATCCCAAAGCCTGAGCAGAAAAATAGCTGGATTTCATGCCTTCAGGGGCAATGCTGTCAATTAACATATATTCCCCCGGTGCGTAAATCAGTTCTCCTAACGTAAAAATAAATGAGCCTAACGCCCATAAATAGAGGTTATCTCCAGAGCCCATAAAGACCGCTAACCCCCCTAAAAAGAATACGCTACCAATGGTCATTAAGCGTCTTAAGTTATCCTGCGTAATGCGTTTGCCCACCGTATATTGTAGTGTCACAACGACGACGGCATTGACAGGTAAGATCACGCCAATCACCGCTTGTGCAAAGTCACTGTTAGCAACGGTGATCACATATTGGGAGATCCACGTGGTAAAAGAACCAAAAACGAGTGAGCCGAGAAAAGTGGAGAGAATAAACCAAGCTAATGCACGGTCGTGGAACATCGCTTTGGGGTTCCATACCCGAGGTTGGCCATCAACATGGCTAGCAGGTTTGGTGCTTTGAACAAACCGATGAATGAAAAAGATTGGGGCGGCGGCGGATACGGCTGCCAGCCAAAAAGGTAAATTAATGCTGTACATTAATAACCATGTGCCCATTGGTGGTCCTACTGTCCAGCCGATATTAATAAAGGTGTAGTTGAGCGAAAACACTTTGGTTTTTAAGGATAATGACAAGGTATCCGCAAAATAACCTTTTAAAACAGTTGAAAAAACAGAATAAGAGCAGTTAATCAGTGAGAAAAATATAATCACCAATAGTGCATTGTTCATGAGCGGAATTGCGATAAATCCACAAATAAACGCTACCACGGCAATAAGCATGCAGCGTTTTTTGTCGACTTTATCCGCCAGCATGCCAAACCCCATGCTGAATAATACGCCCATGGTTAAGGCGATGGTCATGGCAACACCAACGATATCGATCGCCATATGGTATTGTCGAGTCAGATATATCGCCATAAATGGTAATGTGGCACCGCGCCCGATGGTTAAGAGCAGCGAAGACGCGAGCAGGGCAGAATTAGAGATATTGGATTTAGAAAACATGGCTCACGACCTAAGAGGGCTATATTTTTATAAAAACGACTGTTATAAAAACGATTGTTATAAAAATGTTTTATGTAATTTTGTTATATAAAATACATAAAATTACAGCGCCAAGAAACGGGTTATTAGGGTGGGAAATTAAAACAATATTTTGATCATGCTATTGTGCCATTACCAATCAATTATCTGGCTAAAGATAATCGGGGCATAGATAGTAGAGTTATCTGCTATCAGCTTAACTGCATAAAAAATCAATTAATTATTTACTCATCATCCGATTTAATCGGCATATAAACCAACAGTCGATTACCTTTCTCAATATCAAAAGTCAGTGAGGTGTAATCATATTGCTGAGAGCGACCTTGATAAATAATATCTCGGATTCCAGTACACGGCTGGTAAATCTCATGGCGGTGCCATAAATCATAGAATATCGATGATTCTGAGCTTAACGTATCAATGAGTTTTTTAATATTTGGATCGTTTTTTGTGCGTGCATAATCTCGGCGAAAACTGGCTAATAGTTGCTGCGCAACCTGTGACCAGTTTGCAAATCGCTCTTGATAGCGAGGATCCATAAACAATAAATACAAAAAGTTACGGTAGTAAGGTTCAGTTTGCGAAAAATGAAAATACTCGTCTGCTTGTGAGTTATAGGCCAATACATCCCAGTGCAGATTGAGCACATAGCATAAATAGTGATTAGGAAAATCTGCGATTAATCGTGAAATTGCAGGAGGAACTGTATGCTCAGTATTAGCGGAGGCGCTAGGTTCACGGTTTTGAGTGAGCAGATATAAATGTTGGCGTTCTGCGCTATTTAAACGTAATGCCTGAGAAAGACTGTCTAAAAATTGATTAGATACGCCAATTTCACGCCCTTGTTCTAGCCATGTATACCAAGTAAGCCCGACTCCAGCTAATGCGGCAACTTCCTCTCGGCGTAGCCCTGGAGTACGGCGGCGTGTGGAGCAGGGTAATCCTACCAGTTCTGGCGATACGCTTTCTCGTTTGTTTTTTAGAAAATTGGCAAGTTCAGGGCGAGTTCGTTGTCTATTTTTCATAGCCTAATACTTTTAGTGATAGTATAAGTTGTTAAATTGTAACAGGATAATAGGTTGATTATAGTCCTCATTTATTCATCTGTCTTGGTTAATGAGTGTAATATGAATCAACAGCAAAAAGCGGCATTGGGTGTTTTACTATTGGCCGGTTTTGTCACTATCTTCGATCTGTTTGTGGTGAATGTGGCAATCGTGAGTATCGAAAAATCGTTAAATGCTAATTTGACAGAATTAACGTTAATTATTGTCGGTTATGAGCTAGCTTTCGGTTTACTGCTGATTACGGGGGGACGACTGGGGGATATTTTTGGTAAGCGAACGCTATATCGGGTAGGGATGTTTTGGTTTGTATTTTCATCATTATTATGTGCGATTGCGCCGACTGCTTTATTACTCGTCGCAGCACGTCTTATTCAAGGATTATCTTCCGCGCTACTTTTCCCGCAGGTGTATTCCAGCATTCGGATTAACTTTACAGAAAACCAAGCCAAAAAAGCATTTGGTTATTTGGGTATGACATTAGGTTTAGCAGCAATTGCGGGTCAGGCATTGGGCGGTTGGTTAATTACGCTTGATGTTTGGGGGATGGGATGGCGAACTATTTTTCTGGTTAATTTACCGATTGGTATTATTGCATTATGGCTTTCAGGTTATTTACTCGAAGGGGATAAACTGCAAGTTAATCTCGATTGGTTAGGCGTGATGCTATCGAGTGCTGGTATTGGTTGTAGCTTGTTGCCGTTTTTAATGCTGCCAGTATGGGGTTGGAATATGCTGAGCAGCGGGTTATTCGTAGTGGGTTGTTTGATTTTAGGCGGGTTTGCTTATTACGAAATTCAGCGAGAAAAACGCCAATTAACACCTTTATTCAGTATGCGAATTTTGCTCAATATGCCTTTTGTTATTGGGCTAATGGTCGTCATGAGCGTGTACGCAACATCATCGGCATTTCCTTTGTTACTCTCTATTGTGCTACAAAATGGATTTGGATTAACACCGCTTAGTGCAGGGCTGGTGTTTGTTCCTTCCAGTATTGGATTTGTTGTATCGTCATTTTTGACGCCAAAATGGGTTTATCGTTGGGGAGATAAAACCCTGTTATGGGGAGCTATTCTGTATGGGGCAAGCTATCTTTTGTTGATTGTGGCGTTAAGTGGTGGTCAATTTGGTGCCGGAATTTGGGCGTTATCACCCATTTTATGTGTGATTGGCTTTACTCAAGGCATGATCATGACGCCAATGCTTAATTTAGTCCTTTCCAAAGTGTCTCAGCGAGAAACGGGAATGGCATCAGGTTTGACAGCGACACTCCAGCAAATAGGTGCAGCTGTTGGTGCGACGGTTGCTTCGGTGATCTTACAGTATGGATTGATTCATTTCGACGATGGAAACTCTCTAGAAACTTTACGTCAAGCAACATGTTTAAGCTTGAGTTTCAATGTGTTAATGGCGGTATGTGCGGCGTTTTTGCTGAAGTGGTTGGTCGCGGAAGTGAACTACAAACCCTGTTCGAGTCATTAAAAAAGAGCGCAAGGGAATGCGCTCTTTTGAACTTTCAACTTTTCAATAAAATACGGTCATTATAATGAAGCGAGATAAATTCGGCGGCTCACTTCAGGGGTAATATCACGATGCTCTCCGAGTGTCACCATGCTATGCGCCACGAGACTCTCAACTAAAGGCTCCACGATATCTTGGTTAAGCTGATAATCTTTAAAGCGTGTTTTCACGTGCATTGCTTCGAAAAAGCCTCTTGTTAATTCAATGGCTTTGAGTGCTTTTTCTTTTTCGCTGCCTTCACGGATATCCCAAACACGTTCTGCATACTGCGCCATTTTTGCTTGTTTCTGAGGCAGTTTTTCTTCCATTAAGGAAGGTAGGATGATGGCTAAGGTTTGGGCATGATCTAAACCGTAGAGAACGGTGATTTCATGACCTAACATGTGGGTTGCCCAGTCTTGCGGTACGCCAACACCAATTAAACCATTTAACGCTAATGTTGCTGTCCACATTAAATTGGCTCGAACATCGTAGTTGGTTGGATTTGCTAAGGCTTTCGGACCAATATCGATCAAAGTTCTCAGTAGACCTTCAGCAAATGCATCTTGAACATTGGCATTTACAGGGTAGGTAAGGTACTGCTCGATAACATGTACAAACGCATCCACAACCCCATTACTGATTTGGCGAGGCGGTAGTGTGTAGGTTTTAACGGGGTCTAAAATAGAAAATTGCGGGAAAACTTTGTCACTCATAAAGGCTAATTTTGCATGTAACTCTTCACGGGTAATCACAGAGCCTTTGTTCATTTCAGAACCAGTGGCAGGGAGGGTCAACACCGTACCAAAAGGTAATGCGTGTGCAATAGTGGCACCGCCACTGGTTACCACTTCCCATTTATCCCCTGCGTAATTGACTGCCGCAGCGATAAATTTAGTACCATCAATGACGGATCCACCGCCAACGGCCAGTAAAAAATCATAACCTTCGTGTTCAATTTGTGCGACAGCTTTGATTAACGTTTCATAGCGAGGGTTAGCTTCAATCCCCCCAAAATAGCCAATCTGGCGATTTTTCAATGCGCTAGCAACTTCATCGAGGGTACCACTCTTGCGAGCACTTTCACCGCCAAATAGCACAAGGACTTTTGCATTCGCGGGAACCAATCGGTCCAATTCACTTATTTTACCTTCACCAAAAACAATGCGCGTTGGGTTGTAAAACTCAAAATTATTCATATACAAACCTTTGGTTAGGAATGGTCGGGGATGTCAGTTGGCATCGGTCAGGGTTAAAAATGTTGATATTACTCTAGTATACACTCGAAACTATTCAAGGGATGATCAAAAAGTTTGATTGGAGTTTGGTTTATTTATCGCTGTATTTTCAATTCGCTATCAGTTTTTTGGGCAAGTAATTTCCAAGCGATAGCACTTAATGCTTATGATTAATTTGACTTCAGTATCATTGCGATCAATATTTAATTCATTCGAATGAATTAAATATAATATAAACGAGGAAATTATGATGAATTCAATGATACCCACTGCATTTACCTTTAAAGAGCGCGATAGACGATGGAATTTGGCTCGCCAAATTATGAAAGAGCATGATCTCGAGGTTTTGATGGTGTATGGCGATAGGGAATCGGCTGCGCCCGCGCCATTTTGTATCGACCATTATTTTACTAATGACAGACTTGGCTCTGTGGTGCTATTCCACCAAGATAAAGCACCGATAGTGGTGACATTTGCGCCGATGATGGTGGCCGACCATATGCAAGCTTTTTTGCGTAATGATATGCAATGGATTTCACCGGAGCAGATTATGGTGGGAAAAACAGGGCGTAATATCGGCAATATTTTGATTCAGTTAGGGGTATCGTCGAATGCTCAGATAGGCGTAATTGGTCTTGAGCCATATCCGCCGTTCTATTTCGATGGTGCGATGCCGTTTAACACGTTATCCGGTATTAAAGAGCAGTTACCGAATGTGAGTTTTGTGCCTGTTTATAAAACCTTTTTCCAATTAGCTTCGGTCAAAAGTGATGAAGAAATCGCGCATATCAAACATGCAGCCATGATTGGTGAAGCAATGAGTGAAGCGATGCGCAAAACAGCTATCCCCGGAAATACCGAAGCGGATATTGCTGCTGCAGTGACCTCAACGTGTTTATCAATGGGGGGATTTACAGCGGAAATTTTGATGGGGTCAGGCCCTGAATATATTGGTTGGGGACAACCAGCATGGCAGTACCGCTCACAAAAACCACGGGAAATACAATATGGAGATATTGTATTAACTGAAATTTTTGCACTTTATGGGATGTATGAAACCCAGCATCAAGCTGCGGTGGCTGTCGGGAAAATACACCCTAATATTGAGCGAGCCGCACAAGTTTCGAGAGAATGTTATGAAATAGGTGTAGAGAATCTCAAAGAAGGCATTACCTTTGGGGAGTTGGTGGACAAAATGGAACAACCATTATTAAAGGCAAAAGGTTGGCACGTTCATCCGCTTATTCATAGCATTAATCCTTATGGTCCAATTGGTTTTGGCACGGCTCCTGGAATTGAAGTATTACCATTAGCTCAAAAATATGGACATATAAGCCGACTGCCTAACCCTGGGCGTGAATTAGTCTTAAAAGCAGGTATGACATTTGCGTTTGAACCTAATTGTGCCTTTGATTATCATTTATGTAATTTAGGCGGTACCGTGATTGTGGGAAAAGACAAGGGGATAGAATTAAATAATAATTCGACGCATTTAATGCGTGCCGACGTATAATATTACTCATTTAATGTAATTAAGGTTTCAGCTGCATATGACAGAAATAAATAAAAACACACTCTCTTCGGAGCTGACGAAAGAAAAATTAATCAATGAAGGCATCAAACAGTTTGCTCTTTATGGCATTAATGGCGTGAGAACTCGTCAACTGGCTGAGAGTGCAGGAGTTAACCAATCTGCCATCCCTTATCATATGGGCGGAAAGATGGGTGTCTATGCAGCTGTTATCCATAAAATTGCGGCAGATCTTGCCAAAATGAGCAATGTGAGCGTATTTGATGTGCAGTTTGAGCAATTAAAAGCACAGGCAAGCCATGAGGTGGTAGAGGCTGAATCATTACTCCGGTTATTAATAAAAGGGCTGGGGTTGGCGTTACTGTCACCGGAACATGAATATTATTCCATATTAATCCTAAGAGAGCAGTTGGAGCCTACTGAAAACGCCGAGATTATTTTTAAAGAATTTATTGAGCCTTTTCATTCTCGCTTAACTTCACTTGTTCAATTTATTACGGATGAAGATCGGGCGACGGCGATTATTTCAGCACATGCTTTAATTGGGCAAGTTTTGGGATTTGTGATCGCGAAAAAATCACTATTAAAGCGCTTGAATCAAGAACATATTTCGGATGATTTTTTGGACAAAATCCTAGAGCAAGTGAGTGTATTGGCATGTAATGCCATCATATCGCGTTAATTTTTAATTTATGTCATGTTAATTTTAAACCGTTGCATTAAGATGATAGAAAGCTATTAAGCTTAATTATCAAAGGTAGACATCAAAGGTAAACGAATAGATTATGCGGCGGTTCATTCAATTAGATCTTCCTCCAGAACCTGTGATTAATGAAAAGTGTGTCCATAAGCGCTTAAAAAATAGTGTTTGTGACAACTGTGCGAGCAGTTGTCCAGTGGGCGCGATTTCTTTTGGTTTTATGGACGCGAAAATTGATAATGAGCTGTGTTACCAATGCGGTAACTGCCTGTTTACTTGTCCAGTCGATGCCATTGAAAATATACAACCTCATGAACGAACCTACCAAAATGGTTTTTTGGTTATCAGCCATGATGAACCACTCGCCAGCCCTGAAGAATTGATTGTTTGGCATCGCCAATATGCCATTCGAGGTATGCAAATTCCTGAACCGCTGGTGGACAAATGGTTACCCACTTTAGCCGCATTAAATCTAAAATTGGAAGCATTACAAGAGCCTATTTGGAGTTTGACCATCACCAAACCTGCGGAAGTGGACAGTGGGCGTCGTAGAATGCTTTTTCGTCAAAAATTAGACAGCCAGCCATTAGATAGTGGCAAGGTCAAAACGGGATTGAATGCCAGAAAACAGTTTTATCCCGAGGATAGCTGGTTCCATATTGCATTAGATA
The Providencia alcalifaciens DNA segment above includes these coding regions:
- a CDS encoding PLP-dependent aminotransferase family protein — translated: MLYKQIAQMLQSKIHRGEFLGGEKMPSVRDISRCHDVSITTAQLAYRELERCQLIYAVPKSGYFVIPEKATAQLPKVANYIQKPVHIDKWNPTMDFLRVEERAGVTSLSCAVPNIADKTLEPLWQEMNMVARRRNPLTLEYDSLQGLAALREQIYHVSDYRQSFTPDDIVTTTSAHQSISIAIQACTQANDVVAVESPTFPGLLQTLYGLGRKIIEIPVDPQTGINLDRLEEAFQCWQVKAVVVTPTCNNPMGSIMPEKNKQRLLEMTNQYQGTVIENDCLAPLAYAYPRPSTIQSLDAEGHVILCSSFSKTVAPGTRTGWIIPGKYKEKVMHLKYLSHCSGEVFMQQVMSNFLKEGHYFLHLRRMRQQYRELQCQYRELVETHFPANTRISRPQGGFSLWVEHPAADTAKLMDILHRNKVTVLTGAHFATGDCYPNHLRINYALELIPRRRNAIKILGETLKMSMLK
- the ydeE gene encoding efflux MFS transporter YdeE; translation: MFSKSNISNSALLASSLLLTIGRGATLPFMAIYLTRQYHMAIDIVGVAMTIALTMGVLFSMGFGMLADKVDKKRCMLIAVVAFICGFIAIPLMNNALLVIIFFSLINCSYSVFSTVLKGYFADTLSLSLKTKVFSLNYTFINIGWTVGPPMGTWLLMYSINLPFWLAAVSAAAPIFFIHRFVQSTKPASHVDGQPRVWNPKAMFHDRALAWFILSTFLGSLVFGSFTTWISQYVITVANSDFAQAVIGVILPVNAVVVVTLQYTVGKRITQDNLRRLMTIGSVFFLGGLAVFMGSGDNLYLWALGSFIFTLGELIYAPGEYMLIDSIAPEGMKSSYFSAQALGLLGGAFNPMMTGFVLTELPPYFIFIILMVMTVLAWLSMLNGMRIKNKQTLALTI
- a CDS encoding helix-turn-helix transcriptional regulator, with amino-acid sequence MKNRQRTRPELANFLKNKRESVSPELVGLPCSTRRRTPGLRREEVAALAGVGLTWYTWLEQGREIGVSNQFLDSLSQALRLNSAERQHLYLLTQNREPSASANTEHTVPPAISRLIADFPNHYLCYVLNLHWDVLAYNSQADEYFHFSQTEPYYRNFLYLLFMDPRYQERFANWSQVAQQLLASFRRDYARTKNDPNIKKLIDTLSSESSIFYDLWHRHEIYQPCTGIRDIIYQGRSQQYDYTSLTFDIEKGNRLLVYMPIKSDDE
- a CDS encoding MFS transporter, with protein sequence MNQQQKAALGVLLLAGFVTIFDLFVVNVAIVSIEKSLNANLTELTLIIVGYELAFGLLLITGGRLGDIFGKRTLYRVGMFWFVFSSLLCAIAPTALLLVAARLIQGLSSALLFPQVYSSIRINFTENQAKKAFGYLGMTLGLAAIAGQALGGWLITLDVWGMGWRTIFLVNLPIGIIALWLSGYLLEGDKLQVNLDWLGVMLSSAGIGCSLLPFLMLPVWGWNMLSSGLFVVGCLILGGFAYYEIQREKRQLTPLFSMRILLNMPFVIGLMVVMSVYATSSAFPLLLSIVLQNGFGLTPLSAGLVFVPSSIGFVVSSFLTPKWVYRWGDKTLLWGAILYGASYLLLIVALSGGQFGAGIWALSPILCVIGFTQGMIMTPMLNLVLSKVSQRETGMASGLTATLQQIGAAVGATVASVILQYGLIHFDDGNSLETLRQATCLSLSFNVLMAVCAAFLLKWLVAEVNYKPCSSH
- a CDS encoding iron-containing alcohol dehydrogenase, which translates into the protein MNNFEFYNPTRIVFGEGKISELDRLVPANAKVLVLFGGESARKSGTLDEVASALKNRQIGYFGGIEANPRYETLIKAVAQIEHEGYDFLLAVGGGSVIDGTKFIAAAVNYAGDKWEVVTSGGATIAHALPFGTVLTLPATGSEMNKGSVITREELHAKLAFMSDKVFPQFSILDPVKTYTLPPRQISNGVVDAFVHVIEQYLTYPVNANVQDAFAEGLLRTLIDIGPKALANPTNYDVRANLMWTATLALNGLIGVGVPQDWATHMLGHEITVLYGLDHAQTLAIILPSLMEEKLPQKQAKMAQYAERVWDIREGSEKEKALKAIELTRGFFEAMHVKTRFKDYQLNQDIVEPLVESLVAHSMVTLGEHRDITPEVSRRIYLASL
- a CDS encoding M24 family metallopeptidase — translated: MMNSMIPTAFTFKERDRRWNLARQIMKEHDLEVLMVYGDRESAAPAPFCIDHYFTNDRLGSVVLFHQDKAPIVVTFAPMMVADHMQAFLRNDMQWISPEQIMVGKTGRNIGNILIQLGVSSNAQIGVIGLEPYPPFYFDGAMPFNTLSGIKEQLPNVSFVPVYKTFFQLASVKSDEEIAHIKHAAMIGEAMSEAMRKTAIPGNTEADIAAAVTSTCLSMGGFTAEILMGSGPEYIGWGQPAWQYRSQKPREIQYGDIVLTEIFALYGMYETQHQAAVAVGKIHPNIERAAQVSRECYEIGVENLKEGITFGELVDKMEQPLLKAKGWHVHPLIHSINPYGPIGFGTAPGIEVLPLAQKYGHISRLPNPGRELVLKAGMTFAFEPNCAFDYHLCNLGGTVIVGKDKGIELNNNSTHLMRADV
- a CDS encoding CerR family C-terminal domain-containing protein; translated protein: MTEINKNTLSSELTKEKLINEGIKQFALYGINGVRTRQLAESAGVNQSAIPYHMGGKMGVYAAVIHKIAADLAKMSNVSVFDVQFEQLKAQASHEVVEAESLLRLLIKGLGLALLSPEHEYYSILILREQLEPTENAEIIFKEFIEPFHSRLTSLVQFITDEDRATAIISAHALIGQVLGFVIAKKSLLKRLNQEHISDDFLDKILEQVSVLACNAIISR
- a CDS encoding 4Fe-4S binding protein — its product is MRRFIQLDLPPEPVINEKCVHKRLKNSVCDNCASSCPVGAISFGFMDAKIDNELCYQCGNCLFTCPVDAIENIQPHERTYQNGFLVISHDEPLASPEELIVWHRQYAIRGMQIPEPLVDKWLPTLAALNLKLEALQEPIWSLTITKPAEVDSGRRRMLFRQKLDSQPLDSGKVKTGLNARKQFYPEDSWFHIALDTASCILCGACAKVCDEQAIELEDHQFSLDDKRCTGCMSCQVVCFPKSIQVHPHVAKNSESQHFHYFDGTCQKCQLPFSAWTAKESLCPICAQHKRQGWL